One window of the Salvia miltiorrhiza cultivar Shanhuang (shh) chromosome 6, IMPLAD_Smil_shh, whole genome shotgun sequence genome contains the following:
- the LOC130988271 gene encoding cucumber peeling cupredoxin-like — protein sequence MGLDGRGFLVAVLVAAALVGKASAATYIVGDSLGWSIPSSPTDYATWASRHVFTSGDVLVFNFITGQHDVAEVSKAAFDSCSSTAPLVLATVGPWNTTLNATGEHHYICTFGTHCSLGQKLAINVTAASSPSPSPAPSPPVVPTPAPAPAPGVAPTPPGSPSPSPTPTPTPTPAPTPGSPSSSPSPTPGSPSSTPGGSPSPGTPGAAPSTPEGPPAPPSPGSSATIATMSATSVVFAWVALGLIM from the exons ATGGGTTTGGATGGTCGTGGCTTTCTTGTGGCCGTGCTCGTGGCGGCGGCCCTCGTCGGAAAAGCGTCTGCGGCTACCTATATTGTCGGAGACAGTCTAGGCTGGAGTATTCCTAGCAGCCCCACCGACTACGCCACCTGGGCTAGTCGCCATGTTTTTACATCTGGAGATGTTCTTG TGTTCAATTTCATAACAGGGCAGCACGATGTAGCTGAAGTGAGTAAGGCAGCATTTGATAGTTGTAGCTCCACCGCCCCCTTGGTGCTCGCCACCGTTGGCCCATGGAACACCACTCTCAACGCCACCGGAGAGCATCACTACATCTGTACATTCGGCACTCATTGCTCCTTGGGCCAAAAGCTGGCCATCAATGTCACTGCCGCCTCGTCTCCGTCTCCGTCACCGGCTCCTTCTCCCCCTGTGGTCCCCACCCCAGCCCCAGCCCCGGCCCCCGGTGTCGCCCCTACACCGCCGGGATCACCGTCTCCGTCACCAACACCAACACCAACACCAACACCAGCGCCAACGCCGGGATCACCGTCTTCATCACCCTCACCAACGCCGGGATCACCGTCTTCAACACCCGGTGGAAGTCCATCACCGGGGACTCCAGGAGCGGCTCCTAGTACACCGGAGGGCCCGCCTGCGCCCCCGTCTCCTGGCTCCTCCGCCACGATTGCGACTATGAGTGCTACCTCGGTGGTATTTGCCTGGGTTGCCTTGGGCCTCATCATGTAG